One region of Littorina saxatilis isolate snail1 unplaced genomic scaffold, US_GU_Lsax_2.0 scaffold_2074, whole genome shotgun sequence genomic DNA includes:
- the LOC138955995 gene encoding uncharacterized protein has protein sequence ANGEAESAVKIAKRILCQDDIFLGLLVYRSTPIPALGASPAELAFGRRLRNTLPCLPENLKPKNINRDELQQRDEAAKRRQKQTFDRHHGVQSLSPLQPGDQVFVKCDGEKGWKLPAEVREQCAPRSYIVRTPTGDRRRNRKHLRLRPVAPAPASREADPVPEAVPDTVPGVDPDPPPDSSVDTEDSTPTPGDYVTRSGRTVKKPARFEEQ, from the coding sequence GCAAACGGCGAGGCGGAAAGCGCGGTGAAAATCGCGAAAAGGATTCTCTGCCAGGACGACATTTTCTTGGGACTGTTGGTGTATCGTTCAACACCGATACCTGCCCTTGGAGCAAGTCCAGCAGAACTAGCGTTCGGAAGACGACTTCGAAACACCCTACCATGTCTTCCTGAGAACTTGAAACCGAAGAACATCAACCGAGACGAACTACAACAGCGTGACGAAGCAGCCAAAAGGAGGCAGAAGCAGACATTCGACAGGCACCACGGGGTACAGTCGCTTTCACCTCTACAGCCAGGCGACCAAGTCTTCGTCAAGTGTGACGGTGAGAAGGGGTGGAAACTTCCAGCTGAGGTGCGAGAGCAGTGCGCACCAAGATCCTACATCGTCCGTACTCCTACTGGGGACCGAAGACGCAACCGGAAACATCTTCGTCTTCGTCCGGTGGCTCCAGCTCCAGCCAGCAGAGAAGCCGATCCAGTACCGGAAGCGGTACCAGACACCGTTCCAGGTGTTGACCCTGATCCTCCACCAGATAGCAGTGTGGATACCGAGGACAGTACTCCGACACCCGGAGACTACGTAACTCGCAGTGGCCGAACTGTAAAGAAGCCAGCAAGATTTGAAGAACAGTAA